From a region of the Clupea harengus unplaced genomic scaffold, Ch_v2.0.2, whole genome shotgun sequence genome:
- the LOC122130699 gene encoding macrophage colony-stimulating factor 1 receptor-like: MLYLLLMLAVVPCVTQDIQPPVIKWNSVPVSDSDVILNVSSPLVLQCRGDALVTWQPRLARHKKHIVKGYARTQTQTFRVLRAEAEHTGTYKCVYTNTSLKHIYSTVHVYVRDPAVPFVVFSGNLRLVRKEGESCVLPCLITNPTLAPITLRLANGSAPPPDLNFTSDPHKGVKLLQLSHTHTGDYVCSAHSGDQLEIFSRTFSINVIPRLQAPPYVFLQQTKYVRIVGEELKISCTTHNPNFNYNVTWIHNSSHALRVEEDVKSKGSQLDIESIYTIPEVTADDSGNITCVGTNEAGINSSSTHLQVIDEAYVRLRVVLPSELVGGGGVTEVSEGEDVEVQLLIEAYPALTTHTWTGPNLPYNSTHLEHYYSHGPYRWEASLLLRRVNYQEQGLYTFTALSPKANASISFTLLMYQRPIAVVRRDNESVLTCVSDGYPAPTILWYQCTGIRATCTENTTDMWNPSQLGAEAVEVERAGFGTVMVESQLLIGQTDQRSTFECVAVNHVGQSSAVFAMEVSDKRFSSYLAGGAGVVAFLILLVLILLYKYKQKPRYEIRWKIVEATYGNNYTFIDPSQLPYNDKWEFPRDKLRLGKTLGAGAFGKVVEARAYGMGKEDNVTRVAVKMLKASAHSDEKEALMSELKILSHLGQHKNIVNLLGACTHGGPVLVITEYCSHGDLLNFLRSKAESFLSVVLSLPDVTEETSDYKNLLGGNKFIRSDSGISSTCSDSYLDMRPVPQPGGSVALPCDEDRDSWPVDMDDLLRFSLQVAQGLDFLANQNCIHRDVAARNVLLAEGRVAKICDFGLARDIMNDSNYVVKGNARLPVKWMAPESIFECVYTVQSDVWSYGIMLWEIFSLGKSPYPSILVDSKFYKMIKCGYQMLRPDFAPPEMYSIMRMCWNLEPTERPTFSKICSMIQRLLGDELEPDTTGTYQNTQQQKEEEPEESCDDAKCTEESCDQAKCTEESCDQARDADEEEEQPLMKTNNYQFC; the protein is encoded by the exons ATGCTTTacctgctgctgatgctggccGTGGTGCCCTGTGTTACACAAG acaTCCAGCCTCCTGTGATCAAGTGGAACTCGGTCCCTGTCAGTGACTCAGACGTCATCCTGAACGTCAGCTCCCCATTGGTGCTGCAGTGCCGTGGTGATGCCCTGGTCACCTGGCAACCCCGGCTGGCCAGACATAAGAAGCACATCGTTAAGGGCTACGCGAGAACCCAGACCCAGACATTCCGAGTGCTACGAGCGGAGGcagaacacacaggaacatacaagtgtgtgtacaCCAACACCAGCCTGAAGCACATCTACTCCACCGTGCACGTGTATGtaagag accccgCGGTGCcgtttgtggtgttcagtggtaATCTGCGCTTGGTGCGTAAGGAGGGCGAGTCCTGTGTCCTGCCCTGTCTGATCACCAACCCCACCCTGGCACCCATCACACTGCGATTGGCTAATGGCTCGGCCCCGCCCCCTGACCTCAACTTCACCTCCGACCCCCACAAGGGCGTCAAGCTCCTTCAGCTGAGCCACACCCACACCGGTGACTACGTCTGCTCCGCCCACTCTGGAGATCAACTAGAGATCTTCTCCAGAACCTTCAGCATCAACGTCATCCCGA GGTTACAGGCTCCACCCTACGTGTTTCTGCAGCAGACTAAGTATGTGCGCATTGTGGGGGAGGAGCTAAAGATCAGCTGCACCACCCACAACCCCAACTTTAACTACAACGTCACCTGGATACACAACTCCTCACAt GCGTTGCGTGTGGAGGAGGATGTAAAATCAAAGGGCAGTCAGCTGGACATCGAGAGCATCTACACCATTCCTGAGGTAACGGCAGACGATTCCGGAAATATCACCTGTGTGGGAACCAACGAAGCTGGAATCAACAGCTCATCCACACATCTACAAGTGATAg aTGAGGCGTACGTGAGGCTGCGTGTGGTGCTCCCCTCTGAgctggttgggggtgggggggtgacagAGGTGAGCGAGGGGGAGGATGTTGAGGTGCAGCTGCTGATTGAAGCCTACCCcgccctcaccacacacacctggaccgGACCCAACTTGCCTTACAACTCCACCCACTTGGAACACTACTACAGCCATGGGCCCTACAg GTGGGaggcctctctgcttctccGGCGTGTGAACTATCAGGAGCAGGGCCTTTACACCTTCACTGCCCTCAGCCCCAAAGCCAATGCATccatctccttcactctcctcaTGTacc AGAGGCCAATTGCCGTGGTGAGGCGTGACAATGAGAGTGTGCTGACCTGTGTGTCGGACGGCTACCCCGCGCCCACAATCCTCTGGTACCAGTGCACCGGCATCAGGGCCAC GTGCACTGAGAACACCACAGACATGTGGAACCCATCCCAGTTGGGGGCGGAGGCTGTTGAAGTGGAGAGGGCGGGTTTTGGGACAGTGATGGTGGAGAGTCAGCTTCTGATTGGCCAGACAGACCAACGCAGCACATTCGAGTGTGTGGCCGTCAACCACGTGGGACAGAGCAGCGCAGTGTTCGCCATGGAAGTATCCG ataagcGCTTCTCCTCCTACCTAGCTGGTGGAGCTGGAGTAGTGGCCTTCCTCATCCTTCTGGTTCTCATCCTCCTCTACAAGTACAAGCAG AAACCGCGCTATGAGATTCGCTGGAAGATCGTGGAGGCAACCTATGGAAACAACTACACCTTTATTGACCCCTCTCAGCTTCCGTACAATGACAAATGGGAGTTCCCCCGTGACAAGCTGAGGCTGG gaaaGACTCTGGGAGCAGGAGCCTTTGGGAAGGTGGTGGAGGCCAGAGCGTATGGTATGGGAAAGGAGGACAACGTCACACGTGTGGCAGTGAAGATGCTGAAGG ctAGTGCTCACTCAGATGAGAAGGAGGCTCTGATGTCAGAACTGAAGATCCTCAGTCACCTTGGTCAGCACAAGAACATAGTCAATCTCCTGGGAGCCTGTACACacggag GCCCTGTCCTGGTCATCACTGAGTACTGTTCCCATGGTGACCTGCTGAACTTCCTGCGTAGCAAAGCTGAGAGCTTCCTAAGTGTGGTCCTGTCACTCCCCGATGTTACAGAGGAAACAAGCGACTACAAGAACCTCTTAGGGGGTAACAAGTTCATCAGAAG tgACAGTGGAATCTCCAGCACTTGTTCTGACAGCTACCTGGACATGAGACCGGTTCCTCAGCCTGGTGGCTCTGTGG ccctGCCGTGTGATGAGGACAGAGACTCGTGGCCAGTGGACATGGATGACCTGCTCCGGTTCTCTCTCCAGGTGGCTCAAGGCCTTGACTTCCTCGCCAACCAGAAT TGTATCCACAGAGACGTGGCAGCCCGTAATGTGCTTCTGGCAGAGGGCAGAGTGGCGAAGATCTGTGACTTTGGTCTGGCGCGAGACATCATGAACGACTCCAACTATGTCGTCAAGGGAAAC gctcgtCTACCTGTGAAGTGGATGGCCCCCGAGagcatatttgagtgtgtgtacacagtgcaGAGTGACGTCTGGTCCTACGGCATCATGCTCTGGGAAATCTTTTCTCTGG GTAAGAGCCCATACCCAAGCATCCTGGTCGACTCCAAGTTCTACAAGATGATCAAGTGTGGGTACCAGATGCTCCGACCTGACTTCGCCCCTCCAGAgat gtaCTCCATCATGAGGATGTGCTGGAACCTGGAGCCTACGGAGCGCCCCACCTTCAGTAAGATCTGCAGCATGATCCAGAGACTGCTGGGAGACGAGCTGGAGCCTGACACCAcg GGAACCTATCAGAACACTCAGcagcagaaggaggaagagCCGGAGGAGTCATGTGACGATGCCAAGTGCACTGAGGAGTCATGTGACCAGGCCAAGTGCACTGAGGAGTCATGTGACCAGGCACGTGATgcagacgaggaagaggagcagccACTGATGAAGACCAACAACTACCAGTTCTGCTGA